Proteins encoded within one genomic window of Chthonomonas sp.:
- a CDS encoding DivIVA domain-containing protein — MDRLTPLEIERMEFPRRFRGLDPHSVELALSRCSEEIARLKSELSDCRAENLRQKDQVELFLTQESSLKEALIMAQRAADETRSLAHREADLIREKALGHAAEVQKDAELAIFRLNFEVDRLKRERSQIVNQIRLLLEDQLRSLTAAEETIAKGAVTLEIQEQVAQ; from the coding sequence ATGGATCGTCTTACTCCGCTCGAGATTGAGCGCATGGAATTTCCGCGACGTTTTCGTGGGCTTGACCCGCACTCGGTAGAGCTTGCATTGTCTCGCTGCTCCGAAGAGATTGCGCGGCTCAAGTCGGAACTTTCTGACTGCCGCGCTGAAAACCTTCGCCAAAAAGATCAAGTCGAGCTTTTCCTCACCCAAGAATCGAGCCTTAAGGAAGCTTTGATCATGGCGCAGCGTGCCGCAGATGAGACCCGATCTCTTGCTCACCGCGAAGCCGATCTGATACGTGAAAAGGCTCTGGGACACGCTGCAGAGGTCCAGAAAGACGCGGAACTTGCAATCTTTCGTCTGAACTTTGAGGTTGATCGGCTGAAACGAGAGCGATCTCAGATTGTCAATCAGATCCGGCTCCTGCTGGAAGATCAGCTCCGTAGCCTTACCGCAGCAGAAGAGACCATCGCCAAGGGCGCAGTGACACTGGAGATCCAGGAACAGGTTGCCCAGTAA
- a CDS encoding DUF167 domain-containing protein, with the protein MPSNAIQVQVQSRSAQSKITVSDEGKVKVYVTAAPTDGEANDAVLKLLAKRLGIAPSSLAILSGQTSRTKKIDLGALTAEEATRRVRESS; encoded by the coding sequence TTGCCCAGTAACGCAATCCAAGTTCAGGTTCAATCCCGGTCCGCGCAGAGCAAGATCACCGTATCCGACGAAGGCAAGGTCAAGGTGTACGTGACCGCCGCGCCAACCGATGGCGAAGCGAACGACGCAGTTCTGAAGCTGCTCGCGAAGCGGCTCGGCATCGCACCGTCGAGCCTGGCAATCCTCTCAGGACAGACGAGCCGAACCAAGAAGATCGACCTGGGAGCGCTCACCGCAGAAGAAGCAACCCGTCGCGTCCGAGAATCATCGTAG
- a CDS encoding FHA domain-containing protein, translated as MNPAETTQMLSSDPNRTIMGSAPTVNATITIKPVQCPVCKTFNPMGVMFCVECGLIFDRALEGDAFGAPAIQLPVLIDSAGREHPLRPGSNSIGRTGDVLVEDSRASRQHAQITLDGQTLTLQDLGSTNGTKLNDEKLPAHEDRVLKSGDKISLGGYEMTVSMPGESAKTAVGLSNRTEALTAAPTVDATVAYLVTDDRRDPLLPGANTIGRKSENSIAIPDPHVSGRHAEIQVSDGEFTLKDLGSTNGTFLNGARLAADQPMRITPEDEIRFGERVVKLELA; from the coding sequence ATGAACCCGGCAGAAACCACTCAAATGCTCAGCAGCGACCCCAATCGTACGATCATGGGCTCGGCACCGACCGTGAACGCGACGATTACGATCAAGCCGGTGCAATGTCCGGTTTGCAAGACCTTCAACCCGATGGGGGTCATGTTCTGCGTTGAGTGCGGACTGATCTTTGACCGGGCTCTGGAGGGCGACGCCTTCGGCGCGCCTGCAATCCAGCTACCAGTTCTCATCGACTCCGCAGGACGCGAGCATCCGCTGCGCCCCGGCTCGAACTCCATCGGTCGCACCGGCGACGTGCTCGTAGAGGATTCGCGCGCCAGCCGTCAACATGCGCAAATCACTTTGGATGGCCAGACTCTCACCCTACAAGATCTAGGATCCACCAACGGAACCAAACTCAACGACGAGAAGCTTCCTGCCCACGAGGACCGCGTCTTGAAGAGCGGCGACAAGATTTCTCTCGGCGGATATGAGATGACGGTGAGCATGCCCGGCGAATCGGCCAAGACTGCGGTCGGCCTATCGAACCGCACCGAAGCGCTCACCGCTGCCCCGACGGTTGATGCGACCGTCGCCTATCTCGTCACCGATGACCGCCGCGACCCGCTGTTACCAGGGGCGAACACGATCGGTCGTAAGTCGGAGAACTCGATTGCCATCCCTGATCCGCACGTCAGCGGTCGCCATGCGGAGATTCAGGTCAGCGACGGCGAGTTCACGCTCAAGGACCTGGGCAGCACGAACGGGACGTTTTTGAACGGGGCGAGGCTCGCAGCGGATCAGCCCATGAGGATCACGCCCGAGGACGAAATCCGGTTCGGCGAACGTGTGGTGAAATTGGAACTTGCCTAG
- a CDS encoding adenosine deaminase has translation MHTGSRTYAELHLHLGGAVLPRILYSFMQKARQARTDAERTAHAVEILRKYPTYEKWERRLTRPSDSLTKYLEAHKLVEPLQGIDSIAYMVNRLLRGCYVFEHIDYLELRYNPFFRIPKKTHEADARQLMVEVVQTVAAAAAATHREYPIQFTQILCMDSRLPKSVNMNIVDLAAELKGEVAAIDLAGPDEAYFDNIEDLTACLKYAKETKGLRVTCHLFETAGAMFPDLLPYCDRIGHGLQIPLRMPKLLPQLARRKQCLELCPTTYFRTGTLKSYGELRTVFQQCFDVGVDIAICTDNSAFHGVRLPLEFERLLTHGVIDFKEMEICRQNAFKHAFRWPGTIERRTNLA, from the coding sequence ATGCATACCGGATCCCGGACTTACGCTGAACTCCACCTTCACTTGGGTGGTGCTGTTCTTCCGCGAATTCTCTACTCGTTCATGCAGAAGGCACGGCAAGCTCGTACGGATGCCGAACGAACCGCGCACGCCGTGGAGATCCTGCGCAAGTACCCTACTTATGAAAAGTGGGAACGGCGACTGACACGCCCAAGTGATTCGTTAACCAAATATCTAGAAGCGCACAAACTGGTCGAACCTCTGCAAGGGATTGACAGTATCGCCTACATGGTGAATCGCTTGCTGCGGGGATGTTACGTCTTCGAGCACATCGATTATCTGGAACTTCGCTACAATCCGTTCTTTCGGATCCCGAAGAAAACGCATGAGGCAGACGCACGGCAACTGATGGTCGAGGTGGTGCAGACCGTCGCGGCTGCTGCGGCTGCGACTCACCGCGAGTACCCAATTCAGTTCACCCAGATTCTGTGCATGGACTCTCGGTTGCCCAAGAGCGTGAACATGAACATCGTTGATTTGGCTGCCGAATTAAAGGGTGAGGTTGCGGCGATCGACTTGGCGGGTCCGGACGAAGCATATTTCGACAACATCGAGGATCTCACTGCTTGTCTGAAATATGCTAAGGAGACCAAAGGATTAAGGGTCACGTGCCACCTCTTCGAGACGGCGGGCGCGATGTTCCCCGACCTACTGCCCTATTGTGATCGCATCGGTCACGGGCTCCAGATCCCGTTGCGTATGCCAAAGCTACTGCCGCAGCTGGCGCGGAGGAAGCAGTGCCTAGAATTGTGCCCAACCACGTATTTTCGAACCGGAACTTTGAAGAGTTACGGAGAACTACGCACTGTTTTTCAACAATGCTTCGATGTTGGGGTCGATATTGCCATTTGCACAGACAATTCAGCGTTCCATGGGGTGCGACTGCCGCTTGAGTTTGAGCGTCTGCTTACCCACGGGGTGATCGATTTCAAGGAGATGGAGATCTGCCGGCAGAACGCGTTCAAACACGCTTTCCGCTGGCCGGGAACGATTGAGCGGCGCACGAATCTCGCCTAG
- a CDS encoding GyrI-like domain-containing protein, with translation MDVELVKMPPLRLFAIRHIGPYPQIGKAFTKLFQAVEGRNIKQGDVLGVYHDNPLEGDPAALRSDAALVLGDDVAMPQTNPNPLDGELHGYLIDEDLYARVLHVGSYEGLPQAWMNLGHWFATNNRTMSDTGACFERYLNDICETPEAELRTEIYISIVPE, from the coding sequence ATGGACGTCGAACTGGTCAAGATGCCTCCCCTACGGCTTTTCGCCATCCGCCATATCGGGCCGTACCCACAGATCGGAAAAGCTTTCACCAAGCTCTTTCAAGCGGTCGAGGGTCGGAACATCAAGCAGGGCGATGTGCTCGGCGTCTACCACGATAATCCGCTGGAAGGCGACCCCGCGGCACTTCGTAGCGATGCAGCCCTCGTCCTCGGCGACGATGTCGCCATGCCTCAGACGAATCCCAACCCGCTAGATGGCGAATTGCATGGCTACCTCATCGACGAGGACCTGTACGCGCGGGTCTTGCATGTCGGTTCGTACGAAGGGCTTCCCCAGGCCTGGATGAACCTTGGCCATTGGTTTGCTACGAACAACCGCACGATGTCGGATACGGGTGCGTGTTTCGAGCGCTATCTGAACGACATCTGCGAAACCCCCGAGGCGGAACTTCGTACCGAGATCTACATCAGCATCGTGCCAGAGTAA
- a CDS encoding homoserine O-acetyltransferase, translated as MKLDERLFQEEATYAAIEQQLPTASVGPLTLESGVQLDEVEIVYQTWGALAPQADNAILVCHALSGDSDAASWWSRIVGTGRALDPDRYFIIGTNVLGGCRGSTGPLSMNPATGRPYGGEFPAITIGDMVTAQQRLMQTLGIDCPLLVCGGSMGGMQALEWARRDATKSVWLTASCARHNAMQIAFNEVARQAIFADPKFNNGHYNPDDAPNAGLAVARMIGHISYLSADSFEHKFGRQRQADAPELFQVESYLRYQGRKFTGRFDANSLIALTRAIDTYSCDSLAGSTARCLWTAFSSDWLYLPSQSEELHAMALAAELESHLEVIDLPFGHDSFLLDDQVQAARVTEFLG; from the coding sequence TTGAAGTTGGACGAGAGACTTTTTCAAGAAGAGGCGACGTACGCGGCGATCGAGCAACAGCTGCCGACGGCCTCCGTGGGACCTCTTACCCTAGAATCGGGCGTCCAACTGGACGAGGTTGAGATCGTCTACCAAACCTGGGGAGCGCTGGCACCCCAAGCGGACAATGCAATCCTCGTTTGCCATGCCCTCAGCGGCGATAGCGATGCCGCCAGCTGGTGGTCTCGCATCGTAGGCACCGGCCGTGCACTCGATCCCGATCGCTACTTCATCATCGGCACCAACGTACTGGGCGGTTGCCGAGGCTCGACCGGCCCCCTCAGCATGAATCCTGCAACGGGCAGGCCCTACGGCGGCGAATTCCCTGCCATCACCATCGGAGACATGGTCACCGCCCAGCAACGGCTTATGCAGACGCTGGGGATCGACTGCCCGCTGCTCGTTTGCGGGGGAAGCATGGGCGGTATGCAGGCGCTGGAGTGGGCGCGTCGCGACGCAACCAAGAGCGTATGGCTCACTGCCTCGTGCGCCCGTCACAATGCCATGCAGATCGCCTTCAACGAGGTTGCTCGCCAGGCCATCTTTGCCGACCCTAAGTTCAACAACGGGCATTACAACCCCGATGACGCTCCCAATGCCGGGCTCGCCGTGGCACGCATGATCGGCCACATTTCGTACCTCAGTGCGGACTCCTTCGAGCACAAGTTTGGGCGTCAACGCCAAGCAGATGCTCCCGAGCTCTTCCAAGTCGAGAGCTACCTTCGCTACCAGGGCAGGAAGTTCACAGGCCGATTCGATGCCAATAGCCTCATCGCGCTTACGCGTGCGATCGATACCTACTCCTGCGATTCGCTGGCCGGAAGCACGGCGCGATGCCTCTGGACCGCATTCAGTTCTGACTGGCTGTATCTACCCAGCCAAAGCGAAGAGCTCCACGCCATGGCCCTAGCGGCCGAGCTCGAGAGCCATCTAGAGGTCATCGACCTGCCGTTCGGTCACGATTCGTTCCTTTTGGACGACCAAGTTCAGGCGGCTCGGGTCACCGAGTTCCTGGGCTAA
- a CDS encoding alpha/beta hydrolase, with protein sequence MRKLMFGLFGLTVSLTWAQTRVTSLTGDIRVHPDFESKSLGNKRQVTVYLPPGYDASPKRRYRVLLMHDGQNIFDGMRSFIPNQEWRADETATSLIEAGLIEPIIIVGVDNAGMDRGNEYLPLEIRAGGGQKMGGKADQYAAFLIGEVLPFIKKTYRVAPGKVGVCGSSFGGIISLHLGLAHPEVFDRIGVFSPSLWVGGGAMTRRVAALPRAFASRFWIDMGTQEAPEAEAAAKGLGQAFVARGWKMGENVTVVIDKGAQHNERAWAQRFPSFLMWMYGRR encoded by the coding sequence ATGCGGAAGCTTATGTTCGGCCTCTTCGGGCTCACAGTTTCGCTTACTTGGGCCCAGACCCGCGTGACCAGCTTGACTGGAGACATCCGGGTGCACCCGGACTTCGAATCAAAGTCCCTAGGGAACAAACGCCAGGTGACGGTGTACCTGCCTCCAGGCTACGACGCATCCCCCAAGCGGCGCTACCGGGTGCTCCTGATGCACGACGGTCAGAACATCTTCGACGGCATGCGTAGCTTTATCCCAAACCAAGAATGGAGGGCCGACGAGACCGCTACCTCGCTGATCGAGGCTGGGCTGATCGAGCCGATCATCATCGTGGGTGTGGACAACGCGGGCATGGACCGCGGCAACGAGTACTTGCCGCTGGAGATCCGTGCGGGCGGTGGGCAGAAGATGGGCGGCAAGGCCGATCAGTACGCGGCGTTCCTCATCGGCGAAGTGTTGCCCTTTATCAAGAAGACCTACCGCGTTGCGCCGGGCAAAGTCGGCGTCTGCGGGTCGTCCTTTGGCGGCATCATCAGTCTCCACCTGGGGCTCGCGCACCCCGAGGTGTTTGATCGCATAGGAGTCTTCTCCCCATCGCTGTGGGTGGGTGGCGGGGCCATGACTCGAAGGGTAGCGGCGTTGCCTCGCGCGTTTGCCAGCCGGTTCTGGATCGACATGGGGACTCAAGAAGCCCCTGAGGCGGAAGCGGCCGCGAAGGGGCTCGGCCAAGCGTTTGTTGCGCGCGGTTGGAAAATGGGTGAGAACGTGACCGTCGTGATTGACAAGGGGGCGCAGCATAACGAGCGGGCGTGGGCGCAGCGGTTCCCCAGCTTTCTGATGTGGATGTACGGTCGCCGTTAG
- the ppk1 gene encoding polyphosphate kinase 1, whose product MGRQKSGRSKAPLNGEHYTNRELSWLRFNERVLEEAENASNPLIERLKFLAIFESNLDEFYMVRVSGLIEQVAAGISETSPDGLTAREQLQVIEEMAHPLRRRAGMHWQDVLRPQLEQSGITIRRVDELSEADRASLDAYFMREVFPVCTPLLLHPAHNVPFISNRSLNLAVLLHDPASGAKLGRVKIPSVVPRFVRVTKRRNEYVLIEDLIKANLRHLFLGVQIRGAHPFRVLRDADIEIRELEAADLITSIEKTIHMRRFGDPVLLQVSPTMPRETIRTLMRLLELDQEDVMELPDMLSLDSLWDLTSVDKPSLRYAPHTPFTSDKFSSPRNIFDAISEKDVLVHHPYDSFRSVEEFVSSAAQDPLVVGIKQTLYRVGEKSPIVDSLMAAATAGKQVAVLVELKARFDESNNLTWARALERAGVHVTFGFTELKTHAKLCSIVRREPGGLMTYAHIGTGNYNPATARVYTDLGLFTCDPEITQDISELFNFLTGFSKQQTYRKLLVAPINLREGIIDRIERETRHHRRHGGGRIIFKQNALVDPEVVDSLYEASGAGVQVDLIVRGICCLQPGIPGVSENIRVCSVVGRFLEHSRVYYFGNHGTPEVFIGSADLMRRNLDRRVEALVPVEDPRLIQLVREQVLDPVFHDNTNAWELDSQGIYHRRKAGQEKDRFSSQQYAINHPLTQIQFPGA is encoded by the coding sequence ATGGGCAGACAGAAATCCGGGCGTTCGAAAGCTCCTCTCAACGGCGAGCACTACACGAATCGCGAGCTCTCGTGGCTCCGGTTCAACGAGCGCGTGCTTGAAGAGGCGGAGAACGCTAGTAACCCACTCATCGAAAGACTTAAGTTCCTTGCGATCTTCGAATCAAACCTCGACGAGTTCTACATGGTCCGCGTCTCGGGCCTAATCGAGCAGGTCGCGGCTGGCATCTCGGAGACCTCACCCGATGGTCTCACCGCGCGCGAGCAGCTTCAAGTGATCGAGGAGATGGCGCATCCCCTGCGGCGTCGTGCGGGGATGCATTGGCAAGATGTCCTTCGGCCCCAGCTTGAGCAGAGCGGGATCACGATTCGGCGCGTGGACGAGCTAAGCGAAGCAGACCGCGCGAGCCTCGACGCGTACTTCATGCGCGAGGTCTTTCCAGTTTGCACCCCGCTCCTTCTCCACCCGGCCCACAACGTGCCGTTCATCTCGAATCGATCGCTCAACTTGGCGGTTTTGCTGCACGATCCCGCGAGTGGAGCAAAGCTCGGCCGGGTCAAAATCCCGAGTGTCGTCCCCCGGTTTGTTCGCGTCACCAAGCGGCGCAATGAGTACGTTCTCATCGAGGACCTCATCAAAGCAAACCTGAGGCATCTGTTTTTGGGGGTCCAGATCCGCGGAGCCCACCCGTTCCGAGTGCTTCGCGACGCTGACATCGAGATTCGCGAACTTGAGGCAGCCGACCTCATCACGAGCATCGAGAAAACCATCCACATGCGACGTTTCGGAGACCCGGTCTTGCTCCAAGTCAGCCCGACGATGCCGCGCGAGACCATTCGTACTCTCATGCGCCTGCTTGAGCTCGACCAGGAGGACGTGATGGAATTGCCGGACATGCTCTCCCTGGACTCGCTGTGGGATCTCACCAGCGTCGACAAGCCTTCCCTCCGCTACGCACCCCACACGCCGTTCACCAGCGATAAGTTCTCGTCGCCCCGAAACATCTTCGATGCGATCTCCGAGAAGGACGTGTTGGTCCACCACCCTTACGACAGCTTCCGGTCCGTCGAGGAGTTCGTGAGCAGCGCGGCCCAGGACCCGCTGGTTGTCGGGATCAAGCAGACGCTCTATCGAGTGGGCGAGAAATCCCCGATCGTCGATTCGCTGATGGCCGCGGCAACTGCTGGCAAGCAGGTGGCCGTGCTCGTCGAGCTCAAAGCCCGCTTCGATGAGAGCAACAACCTAACGTGGGCACGGGCGTTGGAGCGTGCCGGAGTGCATGTGACGTTTGGCTTCACCGAGCTCAAAACTCACGCCAAGCTATGCTCGATCGTGCGGCGTGAGCCCGGTGGGCTTATGACTTACGCGCACATCGGCACCGGCAACTACAATCCGGCCACGGCAAGGGTGTACACGGACCTCGGGCTCTTCACCTGCGATCCCGAGATCACTCAGGACATCAGTGAATTGTTTAACTTTTTGACGGGTTTCTCGAAACAACAAACCTACCGAAAGCTCCTCGTCGCCCCGATCAACCTGCGCGAAGGGATCATCGACCGGATAGAGCGGGAGACACGCCACCACCGCCGGCACGGCGGCGGGCGCATCATCTTCAAGCAGAACGCACTCGTCGATCCGGAAGTGGTCGATAGCCTCTACGAGGCCAGCGGAGCAGGAGTCCAAGTGGACCTCATCGTTCGCGGCATCTGTTGCCTCCAACCTGGAATACCGGGAGTAAGCGAGAACATCCGGGTTTGTAGCGTTGTTGGGCGATTTCTTGAACACAGTCGCGTCTACTATTTTGGCAACCACGGCACCCCCGAGGTTTTCATCGGCAGCGCGGACCTGATGCGCCGCAACCTGGATCGCCGCGTCGAGGCTCTTGTACCCGTCGAAGATCCCCGTCTGATCCAACTTGTCCGCGAACAAGTGCTCGATCCGGTGTTCCACGACAACACGAACGCATGGGAGCTGGATTCGCAAGGTATCTACCACCGACGCAAGGCGGGCCAGGAGAAGGACCGATTCTCTAGCCAGCAATACGCGATCAACCACCCGCTAACCCAGATCCAGTTTCCGGGCGCGTGA
- the trpB gene encoding tryptophan synthase subunit beta yields MLTPPDSSGRFGAYGGRYVPETLIPALEELGQEFERAWSDPAFRTEFDRALSEYVGRPTPLTEARRLSELTGYQVTIKREDLNHTGAHKINNALGQCLLALRMGKKRIIAETGAGQHGVATATVCALFGLKCEVYMGEEDCARQQLNVFRMKLLGAQVHPVSSGTRTLKDALNEAMRDWVTNVGDTHYIIGTAAGPHPYPFMVREFQSVIGTEVRAQYLERYGRLPDAGIACVGGGSNAIGFFAGFANDPDVKLYGIEAGGLGLASGQHAAPLSVGSPGVLHGSFSYLMQDEDGQVLGTHSVSAGLDYPGVGAEHAFLKDSGRVAYSAVTDEDALAAFRKLAELEGLIPAFESAHAFAPLFVPGWLPEGTRVVVNMSGRGDKDMESAARILSL; encoded by the coding sequence ATGCTCACCCCACCAGACTCCTCCGGCCGCTTTGGCGCGTATGGCGGGCGTTACGTTCCCGAAACGCTCATTCCTGCGCTTGAAGAACTGGGCCAGGAGTTCGAGCGGGCATGGTCAGATCCAGCGTTTCGGACAGAGTTTGACCGAGCCCTGAGTGAATACGTCGGTCGGCCCACGCCTCTTACCGAAGCGCGTCGCCTCAGCGAGCTCACTGGCTACCAGGTTACGATCAAGCGCGAAGACCTGAACCACACCGGGGCGCACAAGATCAACAATGCGCTCGGCCAGTGCCTGCTCGCTCTGCGCATGGGCAAGAAGCGGATCATCGCCGAGACCGGTGCCGGGCAACACGGCGTTGCGACCGCCACAGTCTGCGCGCTGTTTGGCCTGAAGTGCGAAGTCTACATGGGCGAGGAGGACTGCGCCCGTCAGCAGCTCAATGTCTTCCGCATGAAGCTGCTGGGCGCGCAGGTGCACCCCGTTTCGAGCGGGACGCGCACCCTGAAGGACGCCCTCAACGAAGCGATGCGGGATTGGGTCACCAATGTCGGCGACACCCACTACATCATCGGGACAGCCGCGGGTCCGCATCCCTATCCTTTCATGGTGCGTGAGTTTCAATCGGTCATCGGGACCGAAGTACGTGCCCAGTACCTCGAACGCTATGGTCGGCTACCGGATGCGGGCATTGCCTGCGTCGGTGGCGGGTCGAACGCCATCGGATTCTTTGCAGGGTTTGCCAACGACCCCGATGTCAAGCTCTATGGGATCGAAGCGGGTGGGCTGGGCCTCGCATCCGGCCAGCACGCCGCCCCCCTGAGCGTCGGTTCGCCGGGGGTGCTGCACGGATCGTTTAGCTACCTGATGCAAGACGAGGACGGACAAGTCCTGGGAACCCACAGCGTGTCCGCAGGCCTCGACTACCCTGGCGTAGGCGCAGAACACGCCTTCTTGAAGGATTCCGGTCGCGTCGCGTACTCGGCGGTTACCGACGAGGATGCGCTCGCCGCATTTCGTAAGCTAGCGGAGTTGGAAGGGTTGATCCCGGCATTCGAATCGGCCCATGCATTCGCACCCCTGTTCGTTCCCGGATGGTTGCCCGAGGGCACCCGGGTGGTCGTCAACATGAGTGGGCGCGGCGACAAAGACATGGAGTCGGCCGCGCGGATCTTGTCGCTTTAG
- a CDS encoding helix-turn-helix transcriptional regulator produces the protein MRQMFAEPGYRFYYHHSVTDGEMSHRSVFRGDDLTLVLQSATRRKPMRWSADISFDHFFVLLNLSGTMLVRKSGEPEATIVLPRSLVVASGPVVVSALLGRGEHRHLVYNWPFQGTESLRKWWTEVSAESGVDGAVGVASCPTGSFIGDVFDTLVLSAGEKSERNLPKISGSLGLAVGEAMTNAVAYQLTQDPKSEFPDAISGLMYEVRQRPQEPWTLREAASHAGYSPFHLSRTFKAFVGYGFPEFVERCRTERAIGRVVTVGPQIDEIAVESGFTSSQGLRDACRDYLGFLPSEMRAFGLELVEAAS, from the coding sequence ATGAGACAGATGTTCGCCGAGCCGGGCTACAGGTTTTACTATCACCATTCGGTCACTGACGGCGAAATGTCTCACCGATCCGTGTTTCGCGGCGACGACCTAACACTTGTGCTCCAGTCGGCGACGCGCCGAAAACCGATGCGTTGGAGCGCGGATATCTCCTTCGATCACTTCTTCGTTCTGCTGAATCTGTCGGGCACTATGTTGGTGCGCAAATCGGGTGAGCCCGAAGCGACCATCGTACTGCCGAGGAGCCTCGTGGTGGCCTCAGGACCGGTTGTGGTCAGTGCGCTGCTGGGTCGTGGTGAGCACCGGCACCTTGTTTACAATTGGCCGTTCCAAGGGACCGAGTCGTTGCGCAAATGGTGGACCGAGGTTTCGGCCGAATCAGGCGTTGACGGAGCGGTGGGCGTGGCCTCATGCCCTACCGGCTCGTTCATCGGCGACGTCTTCGACACTTTGGTACTTAGCGCGGGCGAGAAGTCAGAGCGCAATCTGCCTAAGATCAGCGGCTCACTTGGGCTGGCGGTCGGCGAGGCGATGACAAACGCTGTGGCTTACCAACTGACTCAGGATCCCAAGAGCGAGTTTCCTGATGCCATCAGCGGTCTCATGTACGAGGTCCGGCAGCGACCGCAAGAGCCGTGGACCCTCCGCGAGGCTGCCTCGCACGCTGGCTATTCGCCTTTCCACCTCAGCCGTACGTTTAAGGCGTTTGTGGGATACGGTTTCCCCGAGTTTGTGGAGCGATGCCGTACCGAGCGAGCGATTGGGCGCGTGGTGACGGTCGGGCCCCAGATCGATGAGATTGCTGTCGAATCGGGATTTACGTCCTCGCAGGGCTTGCGTGACGCGTGCCGCGACTACCTCGGATTCTTGCCGAGTGAGATGCGGGCGTTTGGCCTGGAGCTCGTGGAAGCAGCTTCCTAA
- a CDS encoding aspartate-semialdehyde dehydrogenase, whose protein sequence is MLSPVRVAVLGATGAVGKEFLRLFESRGLPIAELRLLASERSAGKVMQFAGKSVTVEAVQDSSFDGIDVAFFSAGATRSREFAEAATSRGALVIDNSSAFRMDPSVPLVVPEVNPDAVPAGCKLISNPNCTAAILLMAVHPLRKLGTIKRIIVSTYQSASGAGAAAMEELAEQTRDALEGKPLTPRIMPHIYAFNLFSHNTAINAEGDNEEEAKVKEEVRKILALPDLAMNVTCVRVPVMRAHSESVTVEFEDSAPSEDAVRAALEAAPGVRLVDDRAANHFPMPSEASGQDDVLVGRIRRDASHPSAVSLFIAGDQLLKGAALNAVQIAEHVLSN, encoded by the coding sequence ATGCTGTCGCCAGTTCGCGTGGCCGTGCTCGGGGCAACCGGAGCCGTTGGGAAGGAGTTTCTAAGGCTTTTCGAGTCTCGGGGGCTGCCGATAGCCGAACTCCGTCTGCTTGCCAGCGAGCGAAGCGCTGGCAAGGTCATGCAGTTTGCCGGTAAGTCGGTAACGGTCGAGGCGGTTCAGGACTCTTCATTTGACGGCATCGACGTCGCGTTCTTTTCCGCAGGGGCAACGCGCAGCCGCGAGTTCGCCGAAGCCGCGACCTCACGCGGTGCGCTTGTCATCGATAACTCCAGCGCATTCCGGATGGATCCCAGCGTCCCGCTTGTAGTCCCCGAAGTGAACCCGGACGCGGTCCCCGCAGGCTGCAAGCTGATCTCCAACCCTAACTGCACAGCGGCGATCCTGCTTATGGCCGTCCATCCGCTTCGCAAGCTGGGCACAATCAAGCGGATCATTGTCAGCACCTACCAAAGTGCGAGCGGGGCGGGAGCAGCAGCGATGGAGGAACTCGCCGAGCAGACACGCGACGCGCTCGAAGGCAAGCCACTGACGCCTCGGATCATGCCGCACATCTACGCTTTCAACCTCTTCAGCCACAACACGGCCATCAACGCGGAGGGAGACAACGAGGAGGAGGCAAAGGTCAAAGAAGAGGTCCGAAAGATCCTCGCCTTGCCTGACCTCGCGATGAACGTCACCTGCGTTCGGGTGCCGGTCATGCGCGCGCACAGCGAATCGGTCACCGTTGAGTTCGAGGACAGCGCGCCCAGCGAAGACGCCGTGCGAGCCGCCCTCGAAGCTGCACCCGGAGTCCGCCTGGTCGATGATCGTGCCGCGAACCACTTCCCAATGCCGAGCGAAGCCTCGGGCCAGGATGATGTCCTTGTTGGACGCATCCGTCGCGACGCATCCCACCCATCCGCCGTTTCGCTGTTCATCGCGGGTGATCAGCTACTCAAAGGGGCGGCCCTGAACGCCGTGCAAATCGCCGAACACGTCCTCTCAAACTAA